A window of bacterium contains these coding sequences:
- a CDS encoding NADPH:quinone oxidoreductase family protein codes for MRVKVNAVGLNYSDILIREGRYMSDMPLPFVLGREFCGTINKVGPDVENWKIGQRVFGRNTKGGALAEYVVTRPILDVLPDDLTFIQGSAIRVQGRTAMLLIDHVAKVQKGETVLVHAAAGGIGLLAVQIAKARGARVIGTASTDEKCRAIAEQGATPVNYSKGDWVKEVLEHTDGKGADVILESVGGDVLMRSYKEALAIFGRLVVFGVASNETAQLTNHDILVSNKALLGYWVTPYFENHRHLVAGAIQNLIQLVRQGKVSLIIGKIFPLEKSAEAFNYMQNRKNIGKIVITNESSGDSSF; via the coding sequence GTGCGCGTGAAGGTGAATGCCGTGGGCCTGAACTACTCCGACATCCTGATTCGCGAGGGCCGCTACATGAGTGATATGCCTCTGCCCTTCGTTCTCGGACGCGAATTCTGCGGGACCATCAACAAGGTCGGTCCGGATGTCGAAAACTGGAAAATCGGCCAGCGCGTCTTTGGAAGGAACACGAAAGGGGGCGCGCTGGCCGAATACGTGGTGACACGCCCCATATTGGACGTTCTTCCTGATGATCTGACTTTCATCCAGGGCTCCGCCATTCGGGTGCAGGGAAGGACTGCGATGCTGCTCATCGATCACGTGGCCAAGGTTCAGAAGGGCGAAACCGTGCTTGTCCATGCGGCGGCCGGAGGAATCGGCCTGCTCGCCGTCCAGATCGCAAAAGCGAGGGGCGCCCGCGTGATTGGCACGGCTTCGACCGACGAGAAATGCCGGGCCATCGCTGAACAGGGCGCAACACCCGTCAATTATTCGAAAGGTGATTGGGTGAAAGAAGTTCTCGAACATACAGACGGAAAAGGCGCCGATGTCATTCTTGAATCCGTAGGAGGTGACGTTCTCATGCGGTCCTACAAGGAGGCGCTGGCCATCTTCGGACGCCTCGTTGTGTTCGGCGTGGCAAGCAATGAAACCGCCCAGCTTACCAATCATGATATTCTCGTCTCCAACAAAGCCCTCCTTGGCTACTGGGTCACGCCCTATTTCGAAAATCACCGGCACCTTGTCGCCGGAGCGATTCAAAACCTCATCCAATTAGTTCGACAGGGAAAGGTTAGCCTGATTATCGGAAAAATTTTTCCGCTCGAGAAGTCAGCGGAAGCTTTCAACTACATGCAGAACAGAAAAAACATCGGGAAAATTGTCATCACGAACGAAAGCTCCGGCGATTCTTCTTTTTGA
- a CDS encoding acyl-CoA dehydrogenase family protein: protein MDFSLTETQRALQKLVHEFAEKEIRPVARDRERIPDPQERFPWDILEKGSRLGLRTLSLPEERGGAGASILDLCIVGEEIAWGDLGIAVTFDQTWKIIHFLDRNWNEEQRSRYLPAFLEDHRFHLAVGMTEPNVGSENFTPHERPELGVRTRAVRDGSHWIVNGMKHFISNGGIAKLYTLVTRTDPAVGVSKGITYFMVSPGQEGFSIGRVHDKMGQRLSQNAELIFENCRIPDSDRVANVGGGVQARSGSFSRGSVIESAATALGPARAAYEDAVDHARNRVQGGRPIIEHQGVGFMLADCFIDYQAARQILHYAAWRAMRDEGYDPKLGYMAKVFASEACFRIAKRAMEVWGGMGYMTEAPMEKYLRDVTSFLHSAGTNEAQRVRSMPYL from the coding sequence TTGGATTTCTCTCTCACTGAGACTCAGCGCGCGCTCCAGAAGCTTGTCCACGAATTCGCAGAGAAGGAGATCCGCCCCGTTGCCCGGGATCGAGAGCGGATCCCGGATCCCCAGGAGCGCTTCCCCTGGGATATTCTCGAAAAGGGCAGCCGGCTCGGATTGCGAACGCTGTCGCTTCCCGAGGAGAGGGGCGGGGCGGGAGCCAGCATTCTGGACCTTTGCATTGTCGGTGAGGAGATCGCCTGGGGGGATCTCGGAATAGCCGTCACTTTCGATCAGACCTGGAAGATTATCCACTTTCTCGACCGCAACTGGAACGAGGAGCAGCGGAGCCGCTACCTCCCCGCATTTCTGGAGGATCACCGTTTCCACCTCGCGGTGGGAATGACCGAGCCCAACGTGGGGTCAGAGAATTTCACCCCCCACGAGCGGCCCGAGCTCGGGGTACGCACACGGGCTGTCCGCGATGGAAGCCACTGGATCGTTAACGGGATGAAACACTTCATCAGCAACGGCGGGATCGCCAAGCTCTATACGCTGGTGACGCGGACGGATCCCGCGGTGGGTGTCTCCAAGGGAATCACTTACTTCATGGTTTCACCCGGGCAAGAGGGATTTTCCATCGGGCGCGTTCACGACAAGATGGGCCAGCGCCTTTCTCAGAATGCCGAGCTCATCTTCGAGAACTGCCGGATACCCGACTCCGATCGAGTGGCAAATGTGGGAGGCGGCGTGCAGGCGCGCTCGGGTTCATTCTCGCGCGGCTCAGTGATCGAATCCGCGGCAACCGCACTGGGGCCTGCCCGGGCGGCTTATGAGGATGCCGTTGACCACGCGCGCAATCGGGTCCAGGGCGGAAGGCCCATTATCGAACATCAGGGGGTGGGTTTCATGCTCGCTGACTGCTTCATTGACTATCAGGCCGCCCGTCAGATCCTGCACTACGCCGCATGGAGGGCCATGAGGGATGAGGGCTACGATCCGAAGCTGGGTTACATGGCGAAGGTCTTCGCGTCGGAGGCCTGCTTCCGCATCGCCAAGCGGGCCATGGAGGTGTGGGGTGGGATGGGCTACATGACCGAGGCTCCGATGGAGAAGTACTTGCGGGATGTGACAAGCTTCCTCCACTCGGCCGGGACGAACGAGGCCCAGCGCGTCCGCTCAATGCCGTATCTGTAG
- a CDS encoding ABC transporter substrate-binding protein — protein MKRWTRRAFLSLAVGALVFTHGLAGAAGVIKIGVTQPLTGAVAASGNYVVQGAKIAESVLNAKGGVLGKKVKLIIEDNKSNPKEAVATAEKLIVRDKVPVLMGAWSSTYTLAVMPKLMEYGVPMVVETSSSGKITVSGNPWIFRISPTSAMEAKSFGTKVGQFNIKKADFLVVNNDWGRGASKEFATMLKSKGIKVGVIETMDAKAQDLSAQLAKIKASGGDTLFLTTGVEQITLVLKQAKEQRVTHRVITTGGSSSPDQLIEHAGAAADGSYHLLFFAPWFPGSAPNPEVAKSFVAEWKKRGHNFAGLTEGFRGYDGIMTIAAGIKAAGKASPKAIQKALWGVKVKGVNGNISFIKQGPKGRESAQNVPNVYVVTIKNGKVALP, from the coding sequence ATGAAGCGATGGACAAGAAGAGCGTTTTTGAGTCTCGCGGTTGGTGCACTAGTATTTACACACGGGCTAGCGGGCGCGGCAGGTGTGATCAAGATCGGCGTCACACAGCCGCTAACGGGAGCGGTGGCGGCTTCAGGCAACTATGTGGTCCAGGGGGCAAAGATCGCCGAGTCGGTTTTGAACGCCAAGGGCGGTGTTCTCGGGAAAAAGGTGAAGCTCATCATCGAGGACAACAAGAGCAATCCGAAGGAAGCGGTCGCAACGGCTGAGAAACTAATCGTGCGCGACAAAGTGCCCGTCCTGATGGGCGCATGGAGTTCCACCTACACTTTGGCTGTCATGCCGAAGCTCATGGAATACGGAGTGCCGATGGTGGTGGAGACTTCTTCATCGGGGAAGATAACCGTTTCGGGCAATCCTTGGATCTTCCGGATCAGCCCGACCTCGGCCATGGAAGCGAAGTCGTTCGGCACTAAGGTCGGGCAGTTTAATATCAAGAAAGCGGATTTCCTTGTTGTCAACAACGACTGGGGCCGCGGTGCCTCCAAGGAATTTGCGACGATGCTCAAGAGTAAGGGAATTAAGGTCGGCGTCATCGAGACGATGGATGCCAAGGCCCAGGATCTGAGTGCGCAATTGGCGAAGATCAAGGCCTCGGGTGGCGATACGCTCTTCCTGACGACAGGTGTTGAGCAGATCACCCTCGTTCTGAAGCAGGCGAAAGAGCAGCGTGTCACCCATCGGGTGATTACGACAGGCGGCTCCTCCTCGCCGGACCAGCTTATCGAGCACGCCGGGGCTGCCGCGGATGGAAGCTATCACTTACTGTTCTTCGCTCCCTGGTTCCCGGGCTCGGCGCCGAATCCGGAAGTGGCCAAGAGTTTCGTCGCGGAATGGAAAAAACGTGGACACAACTTCGCCGGCCTGACCGAAGGGTTCCGGGGCTATGACGGCATCATGACGATTGCCGCGGGCATTAAAGCGGCCGGCAAGGCTTCGCCGAAGGCCATTCAGAAGGCACTTTGGGGGGTGAAAGTGAAGGGTGTCAACGGTAACATTTCGTTCATCAAACAAGGGCCCAAGGGACGCGAAAGCGCGCAAAATGTACCCAACGTTTACGTTGTGACGATCAAGAATGGGAAGGTTGCGCTTCCGTAG
- a CDS encoding branched-chain amino acid ABC transporter permease encodes MDQFLQHILNGIVLGGTYALLGIGLTLIFGIMNVVNFTHGELYSFGAYMTFLFAMMVSGNFFFALIVAVVLGVVLGAGIEFVLLRPLRGANIDTTMLVMIGAWIAMQNAEQLTWSGIAKSIDHPFSTDPIVLGMVSVSWLRVFVFAVAVLLIAGAHFLIYRTKLGKAMRATFQDRDTAALMGVNIDVIHTATFALGSGLAAAAGALLGPVFVVSPTMGDMAALKAFAIVILGGLGNFIGAALGGFILALVEEFGAGYISSGYRDAMGFILIIVVLIYKPTGLFARSERIG; translated from the coding sequence TTGGATCAATTTCTTCAGCACATTCTGAACGGTATTGTCCTTGGGGGTACATACGCTCTTCTGGGTATTGGTCTGACTCTTATTTTCGGCATCATGAACGTGGTGAATTTTACCCACGGCGAATTGTACTCATTCGGCGCCTACATGACGTTCCTGTTCGCCATGATGGTCAGCGGAAATTTCTTTTTTGCGTTGATTGTCGCGGTAGTGTTGGGTGTTGTTCTCGGGGCTGGTATCGAGTTTGTTCTCCTGCGGCCACTCCGCGGGGCGAATATCGACACTACCATGCTTGTGATGATTGGGGCGTGGATTGCGATGCAAAACGCTGAGCAGCTAACCTGGAGCGGCATCGCGAAATCAATTGACCATCCTTTTTCGACGGATCCCATCGTTCTGGGCATGGTCTCCGTCTCCTGGCTTCGCGTTTTTGTCTTCGCCGTGGCTGTTCTTCTCATCGCGGGTGCGCACTTCTTGATCTACCGAACCAAGCTGGGAAAGGCGATGCGCGCGACCTTTCAGGATCGAGACACGGCGGCACTCATGGGCGTGAATATCGATGTCATACATACCGCCACCTTCGCGCTGGGCTCCGGTCTCGCGGCGGCGGCGGGAGCGCTTCTGGGACCCGTGTTCGTCGTTTCTCCAACAATGGGCGATATGGCGGCGCTCAAGGCCTTTGCAATCGTAATACTCGGCGGGTTGGGCAACTTCATCGGAGCCGCTCTGGGAGGGTTCATCCTGGCGTTGGTGGAAGAATTCGGCGCGGGCTACATTTCTTCGGGCTACCGGGATGCCATGGGATTTATTCTCATTATCGTGGTTCTCATCTATAAGCC